From Anaerococcus urinomassiliensis:
CAAGTTCTTCAATCCTTTTATCATCACGTTGCTCAAAACAATTTAATAACTCTATAAGCACAGAATCATTAAATTTCTTATCAATCAAAGTATTAAATCTTCTATATCTCTCATCATTTATATAAATTGCAGCTTGTTCAGGATTCTTAATTGTAATTCCTAAATCTTTACTTAAAGCTGCATATACTTTGCTAATATCTAACTTGAATGCTTCTGATATAGTTTCAAGTTGGACATCAGATCTTAGATTATTATCTCTACTAAAAGTTTCTGTATACAGAACATCAATAATTTCTTTAAAATAATACTTTGGAATCATATCCAACTTAATCATACGATCTTCAAAAATTAGAACATCTGTAATATTAAAATATCTTCTATTTAAATCAAAATAATCAGATAAAGTCGCCATTGCTTTAAAAACATGTAAATGTTTAAAAAACACTTCTTTTAGTTCTGTTTCATTTTTACAGTTCATAAATGGGCATTGTTTGTGAATTGAAGACTTCCCATTTTTTCTTACAACACCAATATTGGTTGTTTTAAATAGTAAACTTCTCCACAACGTTCCAGGTTTTTGATTTATATTCTTTGCAGAATTTAATAGGGATTCATAATCGCTTTTCCCATCAAGAAATACTTTCTTTAAATTCTCATATAATTTATAGTAAGGCTTGTCATAACTTCTGCTTTTACGATTCATTCCCACTAAACATATTAGATTTTCATCAACATCCGAAGTAATAAATTCTTCTTGTGCAAGTTTGTAGTTTTCCATTTGCATAAGCCTCTTATAAATTATTTCTTCCGGCAAAATTTTACCTTCTCGATATAATTTAATATCCGATATGATTTGTTTTGCACTTTCTTCATCTCTAATTAGCGGAACAAAATAAGTAAACTCGTCATAACTTAAAAACTCAAGTTCCGTCAGGCACTTTACAACCGCAATAAACGGTCTAACGATACTACCACTTACATCTATACTTGTTTTAAGAAGCTGTTTTAGATAGATAAAGCTATCTCTATTAATATTAAACACATTATTGGTTTCAAAATCCCCACTACTTGTTATTTTAAGGAGTTCTCTTCCTGCATCCGTAATCAATCTATCTTCTGTAATTAAACCAATATCAACCAATCCTGATGTTTTTTCTCTGGCATCTTTGTCTTTCCTTTTCGCCTCACCTGTTAAGAAGGATTTATTTTTCATGAAATCATAATATTTTTCTTGTAATTCATTATTCCAATTCCATTTAGATTTTTTTATGACTTCATTATAAAACTCATCAAGAAGCAATAATTGTGCCTCTATTTTTAAATTTAATTTTGCAGTTCTAAAACTTGTAGTTCCTATAACCCAACAAAAACTTTGATAAGGAATACTTTTATTAACCATTTACTCATTCCTCCAGTCCACCGGATAATTAGTAATTAAAACTTCTTCGGATATACTATTTTTGTTTTTTCTGTGATAATTGCTATTTGAATAACTTTTATTTAGACGATTGCAGTGGTACCCCCTACTTTCAATCCAATTACATAAAATATCATTTCTTTTATTTTTACTTTCCAAAACATTAGATAAGGCAAAACTAAAACCTTTTTCATTGGCTTCATCCAAAAATTTAAGTAAAGCTTTTTCTTCTATTTCAGTCCACATGCCATTTTCATTATATGTTGCATTTGTAATCAAATAAGGTGGATCACAATAAATAAAAGTCTCCTGAGAAAAATCATCTAACGAAATTTCTCTAAAATCCTTTTTCAAAAACTGAATGTCCTTGCTTTTCAATTCCTCGGAAAATAACACAAGTTTACTTCTCATTTTGGAATTAAAATCTCTCTTACCTACCGGAAGATTAAAAAGTCCCTTTCGATTAAACCTAATCTGATTATTAAAAGAGAACACCATAAGTACATACAGCATTGGATAATCTATTTCTCCAGCAAGAACTTTAGCATTAAAATCATCTCTTAACTTGAGAAATCTTCCTTTATTGTATTCGGCTAAGCCTCTACTACTATCACAATCATAATAAGAATACCCATATAATGATGTATTGGATAAATTATACGCCTCAATAATATTGTCTATTTGTTTTAATAAAGCATCAGTATCAGTGTCTTTTATACATTCAATTAAATCTATCAATTTTTCATTCGTATCATTAAAAAAAACTTTTGAAGAAGATGAATTTATTCCAACATTTCCTCCTCCGGCAAACAAATCTAAAAATACTTCCTTTTCATGAAATAAAGGTTTCAACTGTTCTAGCAACTTAAATTTTCCACCTGTATAATTAAACGGGCAAGGTATATTAATTTTCTTTTTTTCTTCCCTAAATACTTCACATAAAAATAGTCTTTCTTTATTATCTTTTATATCTGATTTTCCAGTCGAAAAACTCTTATAGTCTGATTCAAATATAGTAACTTTCCCCTTTTTATTAAGAATTCTCATAATATCTTCATCCGATATTTTCGCATTGGATCTATCATTTCCCTTGTTTGACATATTGTTATATGAAAGCAGAATATATTTTGCATCAGCATTTTCAATAAGCTCCTCAAATGATTTTGTAGCTGAAATCATGCAATAATCACTTTTAAGAGAAGTTCTATCCATCTTTCTTGCAACACCATAAACTTTAGGTTTTTCCCATCGTGCCACATTTTCAAGTAAATGATATGCATCACAATATTGCCTTGAATTATATGGAGGATCTAAGTATAACAAATCTCCCTTAATATTTTTAATTAGTTTGTTTGCGTCTAGGTTATAACAAACATTATTGGAATTAATGGATTTTTCAGGCAACAAAACATTCAATACTAAAGTTTTTTCAAAATCGACATTCTTTCTATACGCATCGTAATGTCCAACTGTATTTGCAATCTTATCCATCGCATATAGAAGCGATGTAATCATTATTGCATATTCCTTAAAATTTATTTCTTTATTTTTATACTTTGCTTCTATATCTTCTCTTATATATCCTATCTTGCTACAATCATCAGCAGAAAAAAAAGTATCTGCGAAATTTTCTCGCATATAATTATTTTCTTTTGTTTTAACTTGATTATAGTCGTATATAAGCTCAATTATCTTTTTGCTTGAATATTTTTCATATCCAAACCATGCATAATTGGAAATATAATTACTATAAAGTAAATCATTTGTGATAAGCATTTTATCCTTAAAAGTATTCGTAACTGCACCGGTCCCACTAAATATGTCAATAACAATATTTACACCTTTGCAATTTTCATCAACTGTTTTTCTTATAAAATCAGAAAGAGAATATTTATTTCCTAAATATCTTCTATTATTTATATAGGATTGTTTTAATCCTAATTTAGATATTAAATATTCTGTATCATTCTTATTTTGTAAAACATCTATGTGCAAAAATCTTTTTATAGTTTTAACTGTGTTTTCATCCCAAAAGTACCTTCCTGTATCACTTCTCGGAATTAAAATATTTTCTTTATCTATTAATTTATATAAATATGACTTAGAAATGTCTAACTCTTTTATTACATCAGTAACATTAAGACTTGCCATCTTTATTCCTCCTTGCCACATTTTAATCTATTCAGTAGACATTATAGCATATTTTACGCAAATTTTCCAGATTTTCAGCAAAAAATCAGATGCTAATTGCATCAAAAATGGAGAGCATCTTCTATAATACTCTCCATGTATCTCTATAACTCCATATCGTTATTTATATTATGACTATGATCAATTGTTTTATCTATTTTTCTTCTATGATTCTTAATTGTACCAATAACTGATTCCTTTTTCTTTTCAGTTTTATCCCTACCGAGATAATCATTCATATTAACTTTCAAATGCTCCAATTCATCATACTGTGCTGCTAATGAATTATGTTTCTTGATTATCACCTCTTGTTTAGCTTGTAACTCTTTAGAATGCTCATTTAATTTCCTGAAAAGATTTTTACTTGATTTTGTCTTTAACTCTCCTGCTACAACATGTCTTAAGTGCGGAAATTGCTTCAGAAAAATATCTATTTCTTCATAAGACTTCTGATAGGATTCCACATCTTTTCTGTTCATCATCATATAAATCTTGTCGTTTGGATTTTTTCGGTAGCCTTCATAATGTTCTCTTTTACTGATACAGATTTGAATATGTTTAACAACTTCCTTTATCCTTTTTTGCTCCCATGACAGCTTATCAAACTCTCGCTTCAACTCATTTTTTTCAATGGAGAGTCTGCTAATACCACGTTCTAATTCCTCTATTGAATTAAATCCTTTGTTTCTGATTTCAACAAGCGTTGAAGCCGCTGTTTGAAGATTGTGCTTTGTCGCCCAATGCTCATATCCTTTGCTGGAATTTGCTTTATCGTTGTTCTTAATGTCTATGATATTGCCCAGATCTTTGTATTTATTTCGGATTCTTTCTTTGATTTTTTCTTCTGTGTAATTATCCCCTATGGTTTTCGCTCTTGTAAATCTCTGCTGATTTTTCTGTTTGAAAGCAATATACTTTCCAAACTTAATTTCATATCCATATTGTTACATTATTTTAAGAAAATGTTCCCAGCTTATTGCTTTTTGAATTACTCTATCCATATCAAATTGAAGTCTTGATTTATAACTTTTACCTTTTTTATCCTCATTCCAGTCATACCAATTCACAAACTTTCTTCGCTTAATCTCGTTGATTTCCTTTTGTATTTCTTGGTCGATGACAGATAAATTATGCTCCTTACATAGCTTGTCGCTTTGATTTCTGATATTCGTATAGGAGCCGTAATAAGAATGATAAACCTTGCCCTCGTCCACATCTATGGAATTAAAAATGATATGATTATGAATATGGTCTTTGTCTATATGTGTTGCTAAAACATATTCATATTTCCCGCCTAAAATCTTTTCACATAACTCAATTCCAACTTGATGTGCTTCTTCAAAGCTAACTTCTTCCGGAACAAAAGATTGAATCAAATGATGTGCTAAGGTCTTTGTTCTTGAGTTAAATTGTTTCTTAGTAAGTTCAAATTCCTTATGAGCATTTTCTCTGCTACACAGGTGTGTTGTAACATAGATTTCATCATCGGTTTTATCACCATTACAGATATAGTCTATGGCTTTTTTAAGTGTTGTTTTAATCGGATGTATCTTTGTAACTGCCATCAGCTTATTGCCTCATTGATAATATAGTCCTAAACTTTTTCTCTAAATCCTGATAAAAAAAGTAGTTCTCGCTGCAAGGCTTTCTTGATACTTTCAATATCATCTTTATAAATAGCTCCTGTACTGTTTGCTGCCTTTGCAATCTGATTCAGGTTCACTGAGTTACGACTGACAAGGGAAGAAAGTTCTCGCAGTTCTTTTCTAAACTTACCGGATAAATCAATGCTAATAATTCTATTCTTGAAAATACTGTCTCTATAAAACTCTCTTTTGCTCTTAAAATTGGTCAAAGCAAATCTTCTGTTAAGTTCTTTCATATCATCTTCATTTATCATAAAATGAACAGTGTAATTATTTTTTCGATTAACACTCTTTGACATTTTTCATCACTCCTTTCTTCTTCGGGGTCTTAGGGTTCTCCCTAAATATTTCAAATTTGAGTTATCAAATTTCAAGCCTACTTTTTGGGTGTGGTCAAAAAGTATATGCTTGCTATCAACATGTAATTCATAATTTTTATAAATTAGTCTTTAACTTGCACAGAAAAAATAGATGTAGATTCTTCAATTACCGTTTGCACCGTTCATACCGCACGACATTCCCTTACACATGAAACATCAAACGGTACGAACGGTTTGAACGGCATTTTAATAAATCACATCCTCTGAATTATATTTAACTTGATAGTTATTGTTGTTTTTTCCTCGCTTCATTTTAATGCTGATTCCATTTTTTCTGAGAATATCTTTATTACGATTTAAGGTCTTGCCGAATTGTTGCGGACTCTCTATCTCTAATTTTATCTTTGAGCAAATATCAACTATTGTTCCTTCTATTTCTTTTAATTTAGGCATAAGTTGAACTAATCTTTGAATGGACGGTTCCAGCATTTCAATCGGATCTATTTTATCTAACTCCAATATCTTTTTTGACGGATGAATTTTTACTTGATATACCCTTGATTCAAAAAGTCTACTGGTTACATCCAAGCTAAACTCTGTATCAA
This genomic window contains:
- a CDS encoding AlwI family type II restriction endonuclease, translated to MVNKSIPYQSFCWVIGTTSFRTAKLNLKIEAQLLLLDEFYNEVIKKSKWNWNNELQEKYYDFMKNKSFLTGEAKRKDKDAREKTSGLVDIGLITEDRLITDAGRELLKITSSGDFETNNVFNINRDSFIYLKQLLKTSIDVSGSIVRPFIAVVKCLTELEFLSYDEFTYFVPLIRDEESAKQIISDIKLYREGKILPEEIIYKRLMQMENYKLAQEEFITSDVDENLICLVGMNRKSRSYDKPYYKLYENLKKVFLDGKSDYESLLNSAKNINQKPGTLWRSLLFKTTNIGVVRKNGKSSIHKQCPFMNCKNETELKEVFFKHLHVFKAMATLSDYFDLNRRYFNITDVLIFEDRMIKLDMIPKYYFKEIIDVLYTETFSRDNNLRSDVQLETISEAFKLDISKVYAALSKDLGITIKNPEQAAIYINDERYRRFNTLIDKKFNDSVLIELLNCFEQRDDKRIEELVTDEAAVPTIFEYIFGIIWYKVSERQGNILDFMKLSLEANLLPKTHAAGGYADIIYEYEACTSYPKHSLLLEATLADGNNQRRMEMEPVSRHLGDYRIRFNNPFDYSLFVSTYLDDNVVNDFRYRKIIPYKRDNETITGMKIISMDTDSLKKIIENKVKYKYLYEVFDKYHEMPLETLDWHDGMIKEATGEYEA
- a CDS encoding Dam family site-specific DNA-(adenine-N6)-methyltransferase — its product is MASLNVTDVIKELDISKSYLYKLIDKENILIPRSDTGRYFWDENTVKTIKRFLHIDVLQNKNDTEYLISKLGLKQSYINNRRYLGNKYSLSDFIRKTVDENCKGVNIVIDIFSGTGAVTNTFKDKMLITNDLLYSNYISNYAWFGYEKYSSKKIIELIYDYNQVKTKENNYMRENFADTFFSADDCSKIGYIREDIEAKYKNKEINFKEYAIMITSLLYAMDKIANTVGHYDAYRKNVDFEKTLVLNVLLPEKSINSNNVCYNLDANKLIKNIKGDLLYLDPPYNSRQYCDAYHLLENVARWEKPKVYGVARKMDRTSLKSDYCMISATKSFEELIENADAKYILLSYNNMSNKGNDRSNAKISDEDIMRILNKKGKVTIFESDYKSFSTGKSDIKDNKERLFLCEVFREEKKKINIPCPFNYTGGKFKLLEQLKPLFHEKEVFLDLFAGGGNVGINSSSSKVFFNDTNEKLIDLIECIKDTDTDALLKQIDNIIEAYNLSNTSLYGYSYYDCDSSRGLAEYNKGRFLKLRDDFNAKVLAGEIDYPMLYVLMVFSFNNQIRFNRKGLFNLPVGKRDFNSKMRSKLVLFSEELKSKDIQFLKKDFREISLDDFSQETFIYCDPPYLITNATYNENGMWTEIEEKALLKFLDEANEKGFSFALSNVLESKNKRNDILCNWIESRGYHCNRLNKSYSNSNYHRKNKNSISEEVLITNYPVDWRNE
- a CDS encoding relaxase/mobilization nuclease domain-containing protein, translated to MAVTKIHPIKTTLKKAIDYICNGDKTDDEIYVTTHLCSRENAHKEFELTKKQFNSRTKTLAHHLIQSFVPEEVSFEEAHQVGIELCEKILGGKYEYVLATHIDKDHIHNHIIFNSIDVDEGKVYHSYYGSYTNIRNQSDKLCKEHNLSVIDQEIQKEINEIKRRKFVNWYDWNEDKKGKSYKSRLQFDMDRVIQKAISWEHFLKIM
- the mobC gene encoding plasmid mobilization relaxosome protein MobC, with product MSKSVNRKNNYTVHFMINEDDMKELNRRFALTNFKSKREFYRDSIFKNRIISIDLSGKFRKELRELSSLVSRNSVNLNQIAKAANSTGAIYKDDIESIKKALQRELLFLSGFREKV